One genomic region from Nymphaea colorata isolate Beijing-Zhang1983 chromosome 10, ASM883128v2, whole genome shotgun sequence encodes:
- the LOC116262594 gene encoding protein GAMETE EXPRESSED 1, with product MGSLHPIVTLLVFFSCCCNCHSWSWFSSSTSSNSEEMPMVSNIMNAEFSMDNMNNPKGVELVEKAKSRLVSSNSCWQEAYQKLFSSCGEIIGNQEKQSRLAWHLSDCFQKDSGRPGFSACDSAIPMAKCLKNLDEFQHNIYLQFFLETNAICHQLQSEAFKRKTERLVNELQRSASYAEEKLEAIEEKSDLLLKDSDRIHDSLTSIDMQTEELVRTSRVVEDHIGKVLDKSKAVFEQSKEIAASQSAVLEAQEKMKEGLSSSVAFLSESYESLDQGIAKLQSGTLEIQREIYQVGDSMSLQMKSLQDKADDIENVASVSLDKQRQLLDGQSQALQGLNSITQFLSQVLEESRSNLQKLADFGEKQQEELLRRQEQLHETHDRLVENSVSMLAAQEAFEKKQAIMFTSLEKLFSLHNAILLESRAIKTFFFYLGMVFVIYMMTSAKQTFGARARLYLGLCIVFAVEILLVRIGANDLDQQSWVSSKIFLIRLSFLSAALIQIVYSVFSFRDYEILNHRMLLTVIEKLNAIEGAYEDDMTSLCTGDDTALVSLMKREILEEEDIHQDPDYHLPEEKGENSVTDSVSRTYNFRPRNRRMQPLN from the exons ATGGGTAGCCTTCATCCAATCGTAACGTTATtggtttttttctcttgttgctgCAACTGCCATTCATGGagttggttttcttcttctacatCCTCAAATTCTGAAGAGATGCCTATGGTGTCAAACATTATGAATGCCGAGTTTTCGATGGATAATATGAACAATCCCAAGGGAGTTGAGTTGGTAGAGAAAGCTAAATCAAGATTAGTTTCTTCAAACTCATGTTGGCAGGAAGCCTACCAGAAGCTGTTCTCAAGTTGTGGTGAAATAATTGGAAACCAAGAGAAGCAGTCTAGGCTAGCATGGCATTTGAGTGATTGTTTTCAGAAGGATTCCGGTAGACCTGGTTTCTCTGCTTGCGATTCTGCCATTCCCATGGCTAAGTGCCTGAAAAACTTGGATGAATTTCAGCATAACATCtatcttcaatttttccttGAAACAAACGCTATTTGCCATCAGCTGCA GTCTGAAGCATTCAAGCGGAAAACGGAGAGGTTGGTGAACGAGTTGCAAAGGTCAGCCAGCTATGCAGAGGAGAAACTGGAGGCTATAGAGGAAAAGTCCGATTTATTACTAAAAGATTCTGACAGGATTCATGATTCATTAACATCAATTGATATGCAGACAGAAGAGCTGGTTCGTACATCTAGAGTTGTTGAGGACCACATAGGCAAGGTGTTGGACAAATCAAAAGCCGTCTTTGAGCAGTCCAAAGAGATAGCTGCTTCACAGTCAGCGGTACTAGAAGctcaagaaaaaatgaaagaagggCTTAGTTCCAGCGTAGCATTCCTTAGTGAGTCTTATGAGAGTTTGGATCAGGGGATTGCAAAGCTGCAGAGCGGAACACTGGAAATTCAAAGGGAAATATATCAGGTTGGCGATAGCATGTCCTTGCAGATGAAGAGCCTTCAAGACAAAGCAGATGATATTGAAAATGTTGCATCGGTATCATTGGATAAACAGAGGCAGCTCCTGGATGGTCAGTCTCAAGCCCTTCAAGGGCTCAATTCTATTACCCAGTTTCTGTCACAAGTACTGGAGGAAAGCAG GTCCAATTTGCAGAAGTTGGCAGACTTTGGGGAGAAACAACAGGAGGAGCTGCTTCGACGGCAGGAGCAGCTTCACGAGACTCATGATCGCCTTGTTGAAAATTCAGTGTCCATGTTGGCTGCACAG GAGGCATTCGAAAAGAAGCAGGCAATCATGTTTACTTCTCTAGAGAAGTTATTTTCGTTGCATAATGCCATTCTATTGGAATCTCGCGCcataaaaacttttttcttctaCTTAGGCATGGTCTTTGTTATCTATATGATGACCAGTGCAAAACAAACATTTGGTGCTAGAGCACGGCTTTACCTTG GTCTGTGCATTGTATTCGCTGTAGAAATCTTGCTAGTTCGGATTGGAGCTAATGATCTTGATCAGCAATCTTGGGTTTCATCTAAAATCTTCTTAATCCGGTTATCCTTTCTATCTGCTGCCTTGATTCAGATTGTGTACTCTGTTTTCAGTTTCAG GGATTATGAAATTCTTAATCACAGGATGCTGTTGACAGTAATAGAGAAACTGAATGCCATAGAAGGAGCTTATG AAGATGACATGACATCATTATGCACTGGGGATGATACAGCGCTTGTTTCGTTGATGAAACGAGAGATACTGGAAGAGGAAGACATCCATCAAGATCCTGATTATCATCTTCCAGAGGA
- the LOC116262338 gene encoding DNA topoisomerase 1 alpha-like, whose product MMAVHEPAKRQLIESSDDDDDRPLTFRRGSISSKTKQLDPLVSRPPLKKPTTDIRAPSAQNSNLQADKGVSSTKVVVKKLFPATSQASSLVSSRSDANQSSSQANKTKVLSRPSNAPSIDSDDSDDDRPLNFRRTMLTKVVTKPKPENLIDLKKEKISPTASSEDSEDDKPLALRAAVKPSNSAGISIKPEIDSDEEDKKPLSYKLQQNGSGRGLNGQLTSKANSDMKKRPLDEANRSSSVPSAKKAKTSSISLPAKVKVETGVKREPRESFDDEDYHPIAKGMKKSVADGNNSLAKKAPAKVATSIKKSTKKLKKTLKNSKSQYGKSAKVPPGSGGGKKWTTLEHNGVIFPPPYKPHGVKMLYNGEPVDLTPEQEEVATMFAVMKDTEYATKKTFIENFMNDWRAILGKNHKIKKFELCDFTPIYDWHQNEKEKKKQMSSEEKKSQKEEKLKQEEKYMWAIVNGVKEKVGNFRVEPPGLFRGRGEHPKMGKLKRRIMPKDITINIGKGAPIPECPIPGQSWKEVKHDNTVTWLAYWNDPINSKEFKYVFLAASSSLKGQSDKEKYEKARKLKDYIDDIRKTYTKHFNPKTDITQRQIAVATYLIDKLALRAGNEKDDDEADTVGCCTLKVENVTLRPPRSLEFDFLGKDSIRYRNTVEVELPVYEAIGRFKAGKKEGDDLFDRLDTTKLNAHLKNLMPGLTAKVFRTYNASITLDTELRQEEATGSWQMKSVAERVSAYQTANKKVAIICNHQRAESKSHAAQMEKLSEKAAKAQEELEALEEDLRRAKKGKPPLRDPDGTPKKSLAPESLMKKIASCKERIEKIDRDIKTKEEMKNVALGTSKINYMDPRISVAWCKRNEVPIEKIFNKSLLAKFAWAMDVEPEYSF is encoded by the exons ATGATGGCTGTTCACGAACCTGCTAAGCGTCAGTTAATTGAAAGcagtgatgatgatgatgatcgtCCTTTGACATTCAGAAGAGGCAGCATATCCTCCAAAACAAAACAGTTGGATCCATTGGTGAGTCGGCCACCACTGAAAAAGCCTACCACTGATATACGGGCTCCTAGTGCTCAAAACTCAAATTTGCAGGCAGATAAAGGTGTGTCATCCACAAAAGTAGTGGTGAAGAAGCTGTTTCCTGCAACTTCACAGGCGTCTTCTCTTGTGTCTTCTCGATCAGATGCAAATCAGTCATCAAGTCAAGCCAATAAGACGAAGGTTTTGAGCAGGCCTTCAAATGCACCAAGTATCGATTCTGATGATTCAGATGATGATAGGCCATTGAATTTCAGAAGAACAATGCTTACCAAGGTAGTTACTAAACCTAAGCCAGAAAACTTGATTgacttgaaaaaggaaaaaataagtcCAACAGCCTCATCAGAAGATTCTGAAGACGATAAACCATTGGCTCTGAGAGCAGCAGTAAAGCCTTCAAATTCTGCTGGCATTTCTATTAAACCTGAGATAGACTCagatgaagaagacaaaaagCCTTTGTCTTATAAATTGCAGCAAAATGGTTCTGGCAGAGGCCTAAATGGTCAACTGACTTCAAAAGCAAACAGTGATATGAAGAAGAGGCCATTAGATGAAGCCAATAGGTCTTCTAGTGTTCCTTCAGCTAAGAAGGCAAAAACATCTAGTATCTCTTTACCAGCCAAGGTTAAAGTAGAAACTGGGGTTAAGAGAGAACCAAGAGAatcatttgatgatgaagacTATCATCCTATTGCAAAAGGGATGAAGAAATCAGTTGCAGATGGTAATAATTCCCTTGCTAAAAAGGCTCCAGCAAAAGTGGcaacttcaataaaaaaatcaacaaaaaaacttAAGAAGACATTGAAGAATTCCAAATCGCAGTATGGTAAGTCTGCAAAAGTTCCACCAGGGTCAGGCGGCGGCAAGAAATGGACTACCTTGGAACACAATGGGGTGATATTCCCCCCTCCATATAAGCCTCATGGTGTAAAGATGCTTTATAATGGAGAACCAGTTGATTTGACTCCTGAACAGGAGGAG GTTGCAACGATGTTTGCTGTGATGAAAGATACAgaatatgcaacaaaaaagaCATTTATTGAAAATTTCATGAACGATTGGAGAGCTATACTTGGAAAgaatcacaaaatcaaaaaatttgagCTATGTGATTTTACCCCGATCTATGATTGGCATCAGaacgagaaagaaaagaagaaacagatGAGCTCAGAG GAGAAAAAATctcagaaagaagaaaaactgaaacAGGAGGAGAAATACATGTGGGCTATTGTTAATGGCGTGAAAGAAAAG GTCGGCAACTTTAGAGTTGAACCACCTGGACTTTTCCGTGGTCGTGGAGAACATCCTAAG ATGGGAAAATTGAAAAGGCGTATCATGCCGAAAGACATTACCATCAACATTGGAAAAGGTGCTCCTATCCCAGAATGTCCAATTCCAGGACAAAG CTGGAAGGAGGTAAAGCATGACAACACAGTAACATGGCTAGCGTATTGGAACGATCCAATTAACTCCAAAGAATTTAAGTATGTCTTCCTTGCGGCTAGCAGTTCTTTGAAGGGGCAAAGTGACAAGGAGAAGTATGAGAAAGCAAGAAAGTTGAAG GACTACATTGATGACATAAGGAAAACTTACACAAAACATTTCAATCCAAAAACAGACATTACACAAAGACAAATAGCAGTTGCAACTTACCTTATTGACAAGCTCGCTCTCAGGGCAGGAAATGAAAAG GATGATGATGAAGCAGATACCGTGGGTTGTTGCACTCTGAAAGTGGAAAATGTTACATTGCGACCTCCTAGATCACTTGAG TTTGACTTCCTTGGGAAAGACTCAATCAGGTATAGGAACACAGTAGAAGTTGAGCTTCCTGTATATGAAGCAATTGGGAGATTCAAGGCCG gtaagaaagagggagatgatCTCTTTGACCGGCTGGATACAACCAAACTAAATGCACATTTGAAAAACCTCATGCCTGGACTTACGGCAAAAGTTTTCCGTACATACAATGCCTCCATCACATTGGATACGGAG TTGCGGCAAGAGGAAGCTACTGGTAGCTGGCAAATGAAATCTGTAGCAGAAAGAGTTTCTGCTTATCAAACTGCAAATAAGAAG gtTGCAATTATCTGCAATCATCAGCGAGCTGAATCAAAATCACATGCTGCACAGATGGAAAAATTATCTGAGAAGGCTGCCAAAGCACAG GAAGAACTGGAAGCACTGGAAGAGGACCTCCGCAGAGCGAAGAAAGGGAAGCCCCCGCTAAGAGATCCAGATGGAACACCGAAAAAATCATTGGCGCCTGAATC GCTAATGAAGAAAATTGCATCATGtaaagaaagaatagaaaagatagACAGGGATATAAAAACTAAAGAGGAGATGAAAAATGTTGCCTTGGGTACATCAAAGATCAATTATATGGATCCACGGATTTCTGTTGCGTGGTGTAAGCGTAATGAGGTTCCTATTGAGAAG ATTTTCAACAAGTCACTTCTGGCCAAGTTTGCATGGGCCATGGACGTGGAGCCTGAGTACAGCTTCTGA